The Melitaea cinxia chromosome 24, ilMelCinx1.1, whole genome shotgun sequence genome window below encodes:
- the LOC123665744 gene encoding facilitated trehalose transporter Tret1-like encodes MRIVLCNIFKEGSQVNQILCALLICIPLYGYGNCIGWMSPMTLLLQSKDSPKGVPFTDSEISWMASLPYLSCIPSTYLVAWWGDTFGRKNALIFMSSLTAVVWLLKLCSMSIWVLVIARTLVGVVMAASCVTCPTYIKEISDDNIRGALGCWVALFFTTGSLSAYVIGDLMTYQNILITFLVIPLAHCLIFLAMPESPSYLIKNGRDEEAIKALMWLRCRKGNDSSIKEEIDIIKKEQKNDEGKGKFLLKNILTDKILCRAFQISLVASLARELCGAVPVLNFAGDIFHLASQMMGLVLTPNQQTMVLGVVQFCGAGMASSVVEKCGRRPLLFITSIISGLSMCVLATWFLLNENQISAPAWIPVLMLCLCIFCDASGLMPISVVMTGEIFSYKYRGTVLATTMAIASLADFFQLLFFKPLAKSIGIYVAFYFFGAMCLGTALYVILIVPETRNRQLEEIYDDLRSKKEKRKLEKPNEA; translated from the exons atGAGGATAGTTctctgtaatatatttaaagaaggAAGTCAAGTTAATCAGATCCTATGTGCTTTACTGA TTTGCATCCCTTTATACGGATACGGAAACTGCATAGGATGGATGTCTCCTATGACTCTTCTGCTGCAGTCGAAGGACTCTCCAAAAGGCGTACCATTCACAGATAGTGAA ATATCATGGATGGCATCCTTGCCATATCTCAGTTGTATCCCATCGACCTACCTCGTGGCTTGGTGGGGAGACACATTTGGAAGAAAAAACGCACTTATTTTCATGTCGTCACTCACAGCG GTCGTTTGGCTTCTGAAGTTGTGTTCGATGAGTATATGGGTCTTAGTGATTGCTAGGACATTGGTCGGTGTCGTGATGGCTGCCAGTTGCGTCACCTGTCCCACATACATTAAGGAAATAAGCGACGACAATATCAGAGGAGCTTTAGGTTGCTGG GTCGCGCTATTCTTTACTACAGGAAGCCTTTCTGCCTACGTTATTGGCGATTTGATGACTTATCAAAATATACTTATCACGTTCCTGGTCATACCCTTGGCACATTGCCTAATATTTCTGGCTATGCCGGAATCTCCTTCATATCTTATCAAAAATGGAAGGGATGAG gaagCGATAAAAGCATTGATGTGGTTGAGATGTCGAAAGGGAAACGATTCTTCTATAAAAGAGGAAATAGATATCATTAAAAAAGAACAGAAGAATGATGAAGGGAAAggaaaatttcttttaaaaaacatcT TGACTGACAAGATCCTGTGTAGAGCCTTTCAAATATCACTCGTAGCATCATTGGCTCGTGAGTTATGTGGTGCAGTTCCTGTGTTGAACTTTGCTGGGGACATATTTCACTTAGCGTCGCAAATGATGGGGTTGGTGCTCACTCCCAACCAGCAGACGATGGTTTTGGGTGTGGTGCAGTTCTGTGGTGCTGGTATGGCGTCGAGTGTCGTCGAGAAGTGCGGTAGACGT CCACTTCTATTTATAACTAGCATCATATCTGGCCTCAGTATGTGCGTGCTCGCCACATGGTTCCTCTTGAACGAGAACCAAATTTCAGCGCCAGCTTGGATCCCTGTGCTGATGCTCTGCTTGTGCATCTTCTGTGATGCGTCTGGACTGATGCCCATCTCAGTGGTTATGACTGGGGAGATATTTTCTTATAAG TATCGCGGAACAGTATTAGCAACTACGATGGCAATCGCTTCATTGGCTGACTTCTTTCAACTTTTATTCTTCAAACCTTTAGCAAAAAGTATAGGAATTTACGTGGCTTTCTACTTCTTCGGAGCGATGTGCTTGGGTACAGCTCTATACGTGATCCTCATTGTACCAGAGACCAGAAATAGGCAGCTAGAAGAAATCTACGAtgatttgagatctaaaaaggAGAAAAGGAAATTGGAGAAGCCGAATGAGGCGTGA